DNA from Massilia antarctica:
CGCTCAAGGTGCTCAGGTAATTTACCGGTAGGTGGCGACGATGCGCTGCCAGGCCGGATCGTCCTTGAGCTTCTTGAGCACGGGCGCGATTTTTTCGAAGGCGGCGGCGTGGCTGTGGGGCACCAGCATGCGCCGCTCGGTGGGCGGGCTGGCCAGGATGGCCAGGTGCAGCCTGGACGACATGCCCTGCGCGCGGATGAAGTAGCGCGCCATCGATTCGGCCACGATCACGCAATCGAGGCGCCCGAGCAGCAGCTTTTCCAGGTTTTTCTCGTCGCTCGGGCCTTCGCTGCGCAGCATGCGCGAGCTGGCCAGCCAGCTGTCGATGCCGGGGTAGCTGTAGCCGAGGGTGACGCCGACCGAGGCGCCCACCAGGCCGGCCGGTGCGTCCGGGCTGACCGGTTTGGCCGCCAGCGACACAAGCGCGTAGCGGTCGGTGGAGAAGGGCGCCGACCACAGGTACTTTTTCTGTTCCACGTCATCGAACCATTCGGGCATCATGCCGATGACGATGCCGTTGATGCTGCCGTCTTCGAGCTTGACCTGCAGGCGCTTGCGCGGCATGAACTGTAGCTTGAACGTGAGGCCGCCGGGCTTGAGGCGGTTCAGGTAGCCGATCAGGTCCGGATAGATGCCGCGCCCGTCGCCCAGCATCAGCGGCGCGAAACTGGCGCTGGTATAGACGGTGACCACTTCGGCCGCTGCCGATGTTGCGAGCAGCAGCGCGCACAGGATCGACAGGCGCAGGACCAGTTTTTTCATGGGACGATTATCGCATCCCGTTTCATTGACGGGTGTGGATTTCGGCCTCCAGGGTTGCCAGGAACAGATCGCGTTCGCCATCGACGATGCGGTCGACCCGTTCCTCGTCCATCCCGAGCGCTTCGAGCACGAAGGCGGACAGCTGCAGGCTCGCTTCCAGGGTTTCGGGCACCACGATGGTGGCGCCGGCCCGTTTCAGGGCGCGCGCATGCTGTTCGTCGCGCGAGCGCACCAGCAGCGGCACGTCGGGAAATTCGCGCCGGATGCCGCGCACGGCGTGCAGGGCCGAGGCGGGATGGTCCATCGTCAGCACGATCGCCGGGGCTTCGCCCGCGTTCACGTGGCGCAGCAGCTCGGCGCGCGCGGCATTGCCGAAGTAGACCGGCAAGCCTTCGCCGTGCATTTTGGTGGCCAGGCGCGCATCGTTCTCGAAGGCGATGTAGCCGATGCCTTCGGCCGTGAGCAGCTTGGCCAGTTGCTGGCCCACCCTCCCGAAGCCGGCGATGATGATGTGGCCGCGCGCGGCGGCCAGCGCGGCGTGGCCTGGTGTGGCGGCCTGTTCGTCGTCGCGCGGCTCCCAGCGCGTGCCGATCTCGCGTCCCAGGCGCGCCAGCAGGGGCGTGACGAACAGGGACAGGCCCACGGCCAGCATGACGCGCGCGCCCAGGTCGGCGTCGACCAGTTTGCTGGCGGTGGCGTAGCCGATCACGATGAAGGCGAACTCGCCGCCCTGGCCGAGCAGCAGGCCGCCTTCGAGCGCGCGCCCCCAGCCCAGGCCGCCGATGCGGAACAGCACGGCGATGACGGCGGCCTTGATCGCGATCAGGCCGAACACGGCGCCGGCCAGCCACAGCGGAGCGTCGATGATCTGGCGCGCATCCATGCCCATGCCGACCGTCATGAAGAATAGCCCCATCAGCAAGCCCTTGAAGGGTTCGACCATGAGTTCGACCTCGTGCTTGAATTCGGTTTCGGCCAGCAGCAGGCCGGCGATCAGGGCACCGAGCGCCATCGACAGGCCCGCCGCCGCGCTCAGGCCGGCAATGCCCAGGGTGGTGAGCAGCACC
Protein-coding regions in this window:
- a CDS encoding substrate-binding periplasmic protein; translation: MKKLVLRLSILCALLLATSAAAEVVTVYTSASFAPLMLGDGRGIYPDLIGYLNRLKPGGLTFKLQFMPRKRLQVKLEDGSINGIVIGMMPEWFDDVEQKKYLWSAPFSTDRYALVSLAAKPVSPDAPAGLVGASVGVTLGYSYPGIDSWLASSRMLRSEGPSDEKNLEKLLLGRLDCVIVAESMARYFIRAQGMSSRLHLAILASPPTERRMLVPHSHAAAFEKIAPVLKKLKDDPAWQRIVATYR
- a CDS encoding cation:proton antiporter domain-containing protein: MQEQHAFPFLREILLFLSLAGILIPTLQRLRINQVLGFLAVGALLGPFGLGLFADTHPWLAYLTFPRAEGVVALAELGVMFLMFMIGLELSAARLWGLRRWVFGAGTAQVCISAALLGAVIHLLGYRTESAVILGMVLSLSSTAVVMQLMNEQHSTNTPLGQAGFSILMLQDLAVVPLLILIGVMAKGESDGIVSLVAITMVKAAAAIALIYLVGGRLVHPLFRIFTRHRQPDVFMALVLLTTLGIAGLSAAAGLSMALGALIAGLLLAETEFKHEVELMVEPFKGLLMGLFFMTVGMGMDARQIIDAPLWLAGAVFGLIAIKAAVIAVLFRIGGLGWGRALEGGLLLGQGGEFAFIVIGYATASKLVDADLGARVMLAVGLSLFVTPLLARLGREIGTRWEPRDDEQAATPGHAALAAARGHIIIAGFGRVGQQLAKLLTAEGIGYIAFENDARLATKMHGEGLPVYFGNAARAELLRHVNAGEAPAIVLTMDHPASALHAVRGIRREFPDVPLLVRSRDEQHARALKRAGATIVVPETLEASLQLSAFVLEALGMDEERVDRIVDGERDLFLATLEAEIHTRQ